One Acidobacteriota bacterium genomic window, CCTGTTAAGTAAGCAACGGTTTCATGGAGGGTAATGGAAATGGAATTGCTGACGACCAATGACGCGGCAAAGATCCTGGGGAAAGCCGGAACAACGGTCCTGTATTACGAGCGAACCGGAAAACTTCGGGCAGA contains:
- a CDS encoding MerR family transcriptional regulator, whose product is MELLTTNDAAKILGKAGTTVLYYERTGKLRAERTKSGLRLFNRSEVEALAKTLRTKANG